A portion of the Zymoseptoria tritici IPO323 chromosome 8, whole genome shotgun sequence genome contains these proteins:
- the CYP-20 gene encoding putative P450 monooxygenase (P450 with unknown function), giving the protein MSTAAAPLAISSLGAFAAGTGLYWLYFNRFETHMHALRFINTFLLANIAGFFALTASYGLTTSAAFSTLTWASGALLAALFGNCLVYRLLLNPLNRFPGPYPARISNFWLSTQLAAKSDGYYWLQAQHKKHGKIVRIGTNDLSITDPEIMELAYGAKSRVTKSIWYDGDKPLTSMQTSRDKGLHDRRRRVWAPAFSEKAIRDYETEIQTFNDKFLTKIAEHGDKPVNLTKWFNLFSFDAMGLLAFGRDYGMLDKGEKPHELEMLDEGMQPLAYRLPLWFFRLLTAIPGLSAGYQKFVNFCVSELTWRVQNEGNTKRDVDIMGWLLKAYKDVPHPEKDTMLQADARLIIVAGSDTTAATFTYLFFHLAQNPEIVEKLREELDPLTTGDWQDKDIRNAPILNGCINEALRMHPPVPSGVERLTPPEGLKVGDTWIPGNVQFVTPMFVMGRDPDIYAQPDTFLPERWSTQSDKVKHKDAFAPFSMGPMGCIGKNLALMELRTLTTRLVQKFDWRLADGEDGSRILRGTKDHFTVDLGDCEVVCGERRR; this is encoded by the exons ATGTCAACCGCAGCAGCGCCGCTGGCGATTAGCAGCCTTGGAGCCTTTGCTGCCGGCACTGGCTTGTACTGGCTGTACTTCAACCGCTTCGAGACGCACATGCACGCTCTGAGGTTCATCAACACTTTTCTGCTTGCCAACATCGCGGGCTTCTTTGCCCTGACAGCATCATATGGCTTGACTACCTCTGCCGCCTTCAGCACCTTGACCTGGGCGTCCGGTGCTCTGCTGGCGGCGCTTTTTGGCAACTGCCTTGTATACCGCCTACTTCTCAACCCGCTCAACAGATTTCCTGGACCATATC CCGCCAGAATCTCCAACTTCTGGCTCTCAACCCAGCTGGCCGCCAAATCCGATGGCTACTACTGGCTCCAAGCCCAGCACAAGAAGCACGGCAAAATCGTCCGGATCGGAACCAACGACCTCTCCATCACCGATCCCGAAATCATGGAACTTGCCTACGGAGCCAAGTCCCGCGTCACGAAATCGATCTGGTACGATGGCGACAAGCCCTTGACCTCCATGCAAACCTCTCGCGACAAAGGCCTCCACGACCGCAGACGTCGTGTCTGGGCTCCTGCATTCTCGGAAAAAGCCATCCGCGACTACGAGACGGAAATCCAAACCTTCAACGACAAATTCCTCACCAAAATCGCCGAGCACGGCGACAAACCCGTCAATCTCACGAAATGGTTCAACCTGTTCTCCTTCGACGCCATGGGTCTATTGGCGTTCGGCCGCGACTACGGTATGCTGGACAAAGGCGAGAAACCCCACGAACTGGAAATGCTGGACGAAGGCATGCAGCCCCTCGCATACAGACTTCCACTCTGGTTCTTCCGTCTCTTGACCGCCATCCCCGGCCTCTCCGCCGGCTACCAGAAATTCGTCAACTTCTGCGTCTCCGAACTGACCTGGCGAGTGCAAAATGAAGGCAACACGAAACGAGACGTGGACATCATGGGCTGGCTACTCAAAGCATACAAAGACGTGCCTCATCCGGAAAAGGACACGATGTTGCAAGCGGACGCTCGACTCATCATCGTGGCGGGAAGTGACACGACAGCCGCGACGTTCACATACTTATTCTTCCATCTCGCGCAGAACCCGGAGATCGTTGAGAAACTCCGCGAAGAGCTCGACCCGCTCACGACCGGCGACTGGCAGGACAAAGATATCCGCAACGCTCCGATCTTGAACGGCTGCATCAACGAAGCCCTCCGCATGCACCCGCCCGTCCCATCTGGTGTTGAACGCTTAACTCCTCCCGAGGGTCTCAAAGTCGGCGACACCTGGATCCCAGGGAACGTACAGTTCGTGACGCCCATGTTCGTTATGGGTCGAG ACCCCGACATCTACGCCCAACCCGACACATTCCTCCCCGAACGCTGGTCCACCCAAAGCGACAAAGTGAAGCACAAAGACGCCTTCGCGCCCTTTTCCATGGGTCCGATGGGTTGTATCGGCAAAAATTTAGCGTTGATGGAGTTGCGGACTCTGACGACGCGGTTGGTACAGAAATTTGACTGGAGGCTGGCGGACGGGGAGGACGGGAGCAGGATTTTGAGGGGCACGAAGGATCATTTTACGGTGGATTTGGGGGATTGTGAGGTTGTTTgtggggagaggaggaggtag